A region of the Lachancea thermotolerans CBS 6340 chromosome E complete sequence genome:
TCATTGGGCTGCACTTCTACAGCGGAGAGTTTTGGGAGATGTACCTGGAACAAGTCAGGATGAGGTGTTCAACCCCAAACCGGTACATCCTAATTTTAAGAAAGGTTATAGAGCTTCCCATATATTCGTACAGCCGATTCTACGCCATGTGGCTTTCAGCTATTGACGATGTCAAGGACGTGAAACAATTGGCAACAATGGTTCCTGAAcaagatctcaaaaagaaggccaaaatAGATGTTAGAGCTTCGGGCAGGAAAGGGCCTCAGCTCCAGGAAACCAAGAAACTCCTCAAACGTTACACGAAAGAAATGTACATGGTTGTACAGCATAGAGTCTTGGAGTTCTACAACTTGTTTGAAATTAACCTCAGAACTCAGTACTACACTTCAGCAGAAACATTGATCAACTACAATGAAATTACTACGTGGCTGAGGTACCTGGACTATTCAATTAATAATGGAATCAATCAGTTAACCCAGATCAATTTCCAGCGAGCATTGATTCCACTAGCACACTACGAGATGATTTGGCTCAAATATGCTTCTTGGCTCGTGCAGCATCAAGATTTTGTGTCAGCAAAAACTGTTCTACTACAGGGGCTGAGAATTTCTCATAAGAAAGCAAAGATTATAGAGAGATTATCAACCATAATGCTCAAAATTGGCCACTACTCCGAATTGATACAGCTGTATAATGAGATACAAAACGTTTACGGTGAAAAAATAGAGGAGTTAGATGATTATGAGCTATTTTTCGATTACTTCCTTTTTACAGCTTTCCTCGAAAAAAGCATCAAtgacaacttcaaggcAGGTTGTGTTCGAAGCCATATTGACCCCCTAAAATTGGCTTTAAAACGGTTAAGTTACGGGGAAAACAAGCGTGGAcaagttgagcttctcCACGCAGTCTGTCAAATGTACTCACGGTTTTCCCATGAAACACTCGAgaacaaaattttcaggCCCATCATAAACCAGGATTGGTCTTTTTACCTGAATAACGGGATGTTTTGGTTCGAATATTGTCATAGCGTATGGTTTGATCCTTCTTCGTCCTACTTagaaaaaagaaggaacaTTGTAAACAACATAATTCCGTTAGCTGTCAAGCAGGAGCCCAAGGCAACCAAAGGTGTTGTAAAATTCTGTGAAATGTATCTTCCAGAAGATCTCAAGTTGTGCAATAAAACCTAAAAAAATGCATCTCTCATTATTAGTaaagttcaaaataaaTGTTTAGCGCTGTTGCCACAGCATAAAGGACTAGGAGAATGATGCCCACATTCTTATCAACGCGCCAGTTGTTGAGGGGAATGACAATCAAATAAACAGCAAATGCTGCCAGAAGGGTCAGGCAGCTAACAATGAGAAGTGCACTGACCTCAAAGTCGATGTGTCTGAGCCAAATGGAGCCTTCGTGATGACTTTTTTTTAGTAAAATGACTAACATTCCGTCGAGACCGATACCAAATAAAAAATATAGCAGCGGGCCTCCAAAACAAGCACCTAATGCAACATCTAGCACTCCCATTTTTGTGAATGTGACTGTCGTAGCAAGATCACCCACAGAGTTGCCCCATGCAAAAATAGTTAAGCCCAGCATAGCCTCAGAAACATTTAGAGCAGCAGCGCTTCGCCTcaagacttcaacaacatttttAACAATAAACGATATCGTCGACACCGATAAGAGGAAAGCAAGTATTGAAACAAACCTAATAACAAATCCATGCATTTCTCTCGACCTCAAATAATAAAACAGCAGCGCAGTTGCTATGATGATGAGCACATCAAACAGGTGCCAGGAATCTGTGATAAAATAGTCAATCAGCAAAGGGGCCACAAAGACTTGAATGCACGTAATTTTGCCTCTGTTTTGTCGATGACCAAACAGATTATCAGGCGACGGAATCAAAATCCGCAAAATAAGCAAAACCGGGGTGATTACGAGAAGTGTCAGGATTTCTGCCCAACCATGACAAGCCTTCTCGTTGTACCAATAGTTATATAGAACGGACTGAATGAttggcttttcttgaatttctAATAATTCCTGTTCTGACTTAAGCGGTAAGGGCTCATTAGCGTCGGCATCAATTTGCTCGTTGGATGATATGCTCCCCATGAGTGAATTGTCTGAGCTTTGCAAGTGATTGTCTAAATATAGCAAATAGTCAGCGCTGACGGATCGCGAATTCGTACGGATAGGGGGCTTTAAAAGTCCTTGATCAGTATCGGAAACAGACTGTCCTTCGTCCCACCCTCTACTTCCTATAGGCTGCTGATTATGATCCGGACTTGAAGGTTTTATGATATTGAGTTGTGCACGCAAATCTTGATGAGAAACACATTTGGTAAGTTTGGGATGAGTTGTTGGAGGCTGAAAAGCGCTTTCGTTATCCCATACGTTCAAGATGTCATTCAGTGGCATCTTCATGTATATTGAATAGTTTGAACGCAAGCGGCGACGTATTTTACAGCTAAGATTAGCCTTGCGgtgctccagctcctggagAAACTGTGTTTCATCTCTTGAATTCAGATGCTGATCTgtctctgaacttgagaTAATAGCCTCATTAGCTTCAGGCGGAACCAAAACGGAGGGAACTGGCTCGTCAGCCTCAAAGTAGAGCTGGAATATAACATAGCCAACATAAACGCATACCATCAAAACACATTCCCAAAACACTAGCTTCCCGTCATATAGAAAGAACAATGAGAGGAATATCAATACTGCAAACAGCACAAGGTCTTTCATAAACCTGGTCCGATTATAGCATAGCGTAGCACTCCCCTCAGTAGGGATTAGTGGATCAAGCTCACGCTCAGGGTCCAGATTCGCAAACTCAATAGTTCTTACGAAAGGCATTGCTCCAACGACCACTGTAAGTAGGAATACAACAGCACCTAGTAATTCTCCCAGCGCGAGGGGAGTGGCACCTGAGCGCATAGACTGGTACGTACTCGTGATGTCCGGAATGGAGTTCCCCAAAGCGAGAAGCGTCATTCCAGACACGCGGTCTGATATGTGGAGCACCTGTTTCGAAATGATCGACAAGTTAGGTGTCAGGAAATCTGATGTTATCAGCCCCAGGGCCGTAAAGCTATAGCCCAGCACCCAGGGGGCCACTAAAATCGACCAATAAGTGTCATATCGTAGCCCAGCTGTAATGCAGACGACCTGAGCCAAGTAGAAGCACCCTATGGCcagccttcttctccaaagtGCCATTATATCAGGTGTAAgttatcttcaaaaatactACTCTGAGATGCTTAATTAGGCTTAAGTAATAGTGGCTTATAAGTCAAATCTAAACGCAACGAAAAGAGAAATCCCACATTGGGTTGCTGGATCATAACTTATTATAGGCTTTGTACCCTGGTTTTGCCAAGGTGTTGGTCGCTATTTTTATGTCGGTTTTAATGTCTTTTATCAGGGCCTCTTTGGTCGTGTAATCGAGTTCGGGCCTAATGTAGCCTAATATGTTGAATTTGACTTTGGCACCGTAGAAGTCATGTCCAAACTTGTGTATAATGTGCAGCTCCACAGTCTTTGTATCGTTTTGGTAGAAGGGATTGAGGCCAATCGAAAGTACAACAGGCCAAACTTGCATTTCCTCATCTGAAAGAGATTGTCCAAAGTTAAAATCAACATGAGATCCGTCCGGCCTCCGAAGCGTTCTCTTAGAGCCTTTTTTCGCTTGCACCAGTCTTGCAAATCCGAAAAAGACGCCGAGAGGTAGGCTTTCCACCACCTTAGGGACTTGTTCAAATAGCACGTTTGCCGTAGGAACACCCAATTCAGAAGACCCGCGGCCGAACCCGCAAACTATGTCGCAGAACTCGGTGGTTATCGGATAGGGGTTTTGAGGAAAGTCAGGAATGGGTACGTCGGCAGTTCTTGGCATGGATCTCTTGTGCTGCTTGTCTATCTTTTGCGTTTTCTGGGCAGTTTAAGGGCAAAAGAAGTAAGAATTTGATCTACAATCAAGTAAACAGGAAGCGCGACAAAAATATCAGTTACCTCTGCAGCTGAACATCTTAAATATGATTAAATAGTAGGACCAAAACTACTTCAAAGTGTGAATTTACGCATTCATTTCGGGGAACGACTTTAGAGTGCCCGAAGTCTCATAATCCTCTGACAGAATACGAAGCCTCGCGGCCCCAACATACTTGCGCTCTGCAACAGCATTTGTCAAGTCGTTGGTGAGAAGACTCATAAGTTTCCGCGCCTGGTTTCCGTAAGCCTGTACGAATTGGGCGGCTGCAGCGTCCCACCAGGATCCTAAAACCACGAAGTGAGTGTTGGTCAATAGGTCTGTATGAGTATTGGCAATGCGAGCAAGCATCTGCCAGGAATGCACAATAGGTAGAGGGTGAGCTTGGGACGAAATAATTTCTAGAGGAAGCGGGAGACGCGTAATCACAGAAAACAGAGTAGTTATGCCCCCCATTCGTTCATCATACGATGTTTCTTCTTCCCAGGTATCGTTCTGGGCCCTTTTCCATCCCATCTTATATCTTCCTTCTTCTGAGTTAATGTTACAGGTGAAGCCTATAACAAGTGGGCACTTTTTGACGAAACGCGCCATCAAGAAATCCAGGAGTTCGGGATATCTAGCAAGCAAATTGAGAGCTAACTTTCCGAGAGGCAGGGCACTCTCGGGTTTAACCCTAACCTCTGTTTCGGCCTGCGAGACTAGAGCTTTAGCgatgaagttcaaaatccATTGGTATCCGAGCTGGTTTGCTTTTGTCTCATCTACCAGTGAGGAGAGCTCTGAAAAGATGGTTGCCAAATGTTGTTCGCTGTTGGTAAGCTGTCCAAATTTAGGGTTGATTTTGCGTTTATGCTTTGACAGAATAGACTTCAAGCTCGTGTCTTTTTTGACAGGCTCAACAATCTCGGATTTGATTGCTTTGATCCTATGTTTGTAgtgtttgaagaaatcctcaacttttgagaaattAGTGAGCCCAAAAACCTTTTTCGCTTCCTCCTGGgccttgagctctttctccGCTGCCTCTTGTTTAcgtctctcttcttctagTCGCTTTCGCTCCGCTTCTTTGCgcttttgttcttcaagctgctgcttccGCTCCATTTCGGCCCTTTGTCGCAGCTTCTCGGCTTCCTCTC
Encoded here:
- the PRP42 gene encoding mRNA splicing protein PRP42 (similar to uniprot|Q03776 Saccharomyces cerevisiae YDR235W PRP42 U1 snRNP protein involved in splicing required for U1 snRNP biogenesis contains multiple tetriatricopeptide repeats), encoding MDESLDEVLGENYGKLSLKVSQSPLAFGHWEELINYLLEKAGPLNKALSGQLIQLIRQTYKSMLTYLPYLENYSIDYALFEYKLGNIKEMHEAFTAALQKHNNYSLLIWIEYLKACNEVVIDNKKLFRKYELAESFIGLHFYSGEFWEMYLEQVRMRCSTPNRYILILRKVIELPIYSYSRFYAMWLSAIDDVKDVKQLATMVPEQDLKKKAKIDVRASGRKGPQLQETKKLLKRYTKEMYMVVQHRVLEFYNLFEINLRTQYYTSAETLINYNEITTWLRYLDYSINNGINQLTQINFQRALIPLAHYEMIWLKYASWLVQHQDFVSAKTVLLQGLRISHKKAKIIERLSTIMLKIGHYSELIQLYNEIQNVYGEKIEELDDYELFFDYFLFTAFLEKSINDNFKAGCVRSHIDPLKLALKRLSYGENKRGQVELLHAVCQMYSRFSHETLENKIFRPIINQDWSFYLNNGMFWFEYCHSVWFDPSSSYLEKRRNIVNNIIPLAVKQEPKATKGVVKFCEMYLPEDLKLCNKT
- the GLE1 gene encoding nucleoporin GLE1 (some similarities with uniprot|Q12315 Saccharomyces cerevisiae YDL207W GLE1 Cytoplasmic nucleoporin required for polyadenylated RNA export but not for protein import component of Nup82p nuclear pore subcomplex contains a nuclear export signal) is translated as MRFNYEELCNIDSPEWHDEDEYTVIGGDDEHVPQLRLPRHVKRDTVPSDSIGVLDSGLAELMNELDLGSKIPGPSRLKPGIWRKRTKSLSKSESKPFNPTPARHSYEPEMFLNLRESLAKSILMKLETLERDNAERVQEVKNEKERIRMEQQRIEEEQKRKAEEQARIRREEAEKLRQRAEMERKQQLEEQKRKEAERKRLEEERRKQEAAEKELKAQEEAKKVFGLTNFSKVEDFFKHYKHRIKAIKSEIVEPVKKDTSLKSILSKHKRKINPKFGQLTNSEQHLATIFSELSSLVDETKANQLGYQWILNFIAKALVSQAETEVRVKPESALPLGKLALNLLARYPELLDFLMARFVKKCPLVIGFTCNINSEEGRYKMGWKRAQNDTWEEETSYDERMGGITTLFSVITRLPLPLEIISSQAHPLPIVHSWQMLARIANTHTDLLTNTHFVVLGSWWDAAAAQFVQAYGNQARKLMSLLTNDLTNAVAERKYVGAARLRILSEDYETSGTLKSFPEMNA
- the YCX1 gene encoding Ycx1p (weakly similar to uniprot|Q12424 Saccharomyces cerevisiae YDL206W Hypothetical ORF), translated to MALWRRRLAIGCFYLAQVVCITAGLRYDTYWSILVAPWVLGYSFTALGLITSDFLTPNLSIISKQVLHISDRVSGMTLLALGNSIPDITSTYQSMRSGATPLALGELLGAVVFLLTVVVGAMPFVRTIEFANLDPERELDPLIPTEGSATLCYNRTRFMKDLVLFAVLIFLSLFFLYDGKLVFWECVLMVCVYVGYVIFQLYFEADEPVPSVLVPPEANEAIISSSETDQHLNSRDETQFLQELEHRKANLSCKIRRRLRSNYSIYMKMPLNDILNVWDNESAFQPPTTHPKLTKCVSHQDLRAQLNIIKPSSPDHNQQPIGSRGWDEGQSVSDTDQGLLKPPIRTNSRSVSADYLLYLDNHLQSSDNSLMGSISSNEQIDADANEPLPLKSEQELLEIQEKPIIQSVLYNYWYNEKACHGWAEILTLLVITPVLLILRILIPSPDNLFGHRQNRGKITCIQVFVAPLLIDYFITDSWHLFDVLIIIATALLFYYLRSREMHGFVIRFVSILAFLLSVSTISFIVKNVVEVLRRSAAALNVSEAMLGLTIFAWGNSVGDLATTVTFTKMGVLDVALGACFGGPLLYFLFGIGLDGMLVILLKKSHHEGSIWLRHIDFEVSALLIVSCLTLLAAFAVYLIVIPLNNWRVDKNVGIILLVLYAVATALNIYFELY
- the FMN1 gene encoding riboflavin kinase (similar to uniprot|Q03778 Saccharomyces cerevisiae YDR236C FMN1 Riboflavin kinase phosphorylates riboflavin to form riboflavin monophosphate (FMN) which is a necessary cofactor for many enzymes localizes to microsomes and to the mitochondrial inner membrane), whose product is MPRTADVPIPDFPQNPYPITTEFCDIVCGFGRGSSELGVPTANVLFEQVPKVVESLPLGVFFGFARLVQAKKGSKRTLRRPDGSHVDFNFGQSLSDEEMQVWPVVLSIGLNPFYQNDTKTVELHIIHKFGHDFYGAKVKFNILGYIRPELDYTTKEALIKDIKTDIKIATNTLAKPGYKAYNKL